The DNA window ATCCAGTAAAATATTAATTGCTGTGCTGAATATCAAAACATAGAGCGAAGTTTTCGAATCCCCGGTCGCCCGAAGGGCCGCCGCCAGGATATTATAAAGAAACGTAAAGATAAGTCCACCGGAAATCACCCTCAGATACCTTGCCGCCAAAGCGGAAATTTCCACCGGAGTCCGCGTGAGCCGTATGAAAAAATCACTTCCGGCGAAAAACAGCACCGTCAGTACAACGGTCAGAATCAGTCCGGCGCCAAGTGAGGTTGACAGCTCTTCCCTGAGCCTCTTATAATTCTTAGCGCCAAAATACTCCGCCATCAATATAGAAGCTCCCATCGTGATTCCGGCAATCATAAAAATCAGAATATTCATAATCGGCCCGGCCGCCCCAATCGCCGCCAGCGCCTCTTTCCCCTTAAACTGCCCCACCACAACGGAATCCACCGTGTGATAAAGCTGCTGTAACAAATCACTGAATATAAGCGGCACCGAATACAGTAACAGGTGTTTCGTAATATTCCCTTCCGTCATATCCCGAGTCATCGCAAGACCTTCTTTCCCATTCGAATGCGATGACAATTATATCCTCCGCCGCACCGTGTGTCAATTAGATATCATCGAAAAGAAATAGGTCATAAACAGAATGGAAATTCACATCGGCCCTGCCCTTATTTTCCCATCCTCTCCGCTATTTCCAGATTACACCCCAGCACGTTTACTTTCTCCTCTCCGAATATCCCCAGGACCTTTTCCTCGGTGTTGTTTTCGATAATCTGATACAGCTCTTCCTCCGAAAGGCCCGATGCTTTCGAAACCGCTCCCACCTGCACCTTTGCGCCCTGGACCGTAATGTGGGGATCCAGACCGGACCCGGAGGCCGTCAAGAGGTCTGCGGGAATGTCCTCCTGTCCGACACCGGGATGGGACTCCATAAACGTTTCCAGATCCGCCTCCACCCGTGTTTTTAAATCGGGATTGGAATTTCCATAGTTGAACGACCCGGAGGCAACTCCGCCGTAGCTTTTGTCCTCCTTTTCCTCTGTTGTGTAACAGTTATAGCCGACGGAAGAAATACGGCCGTGAAAAAACCAGGGTTCTTCAAACTGCTGCCCCACATACTTTGAGCCGACCGTGCGCTCCTCACCGCCGATGACGGCCTTAATCAGGCTGCCGTTTGCCTGAACCGGGAACATGGCCTGGCCTGCCAGGGTCAGGGCCGCCGGATAAACAACCGTGCAGAGCGCCCCCAGTACGATTGTACATACCACCGCTTTTCTTAAATAGGTAAAAAATAATTTCATATTTGTCTCCTCCTGTTATAATCCGTTACTGTTCACACCGCATTGCGCTGTGAACAATAACTATAATCCCAATATGGCAAGCAGCGGAGCCACTATCATATCAATCAGCTTGATACCGATAAACGGCACCGCCACGCCTCCGATTCCATAGATACCCATGTTCTTCAGAAGCATTTTCTCCGAGCGCATCGGTTTATATTTCACGCCCCGCATCGCG is part of the [Clostridium] symbiosum genome and encodes:
- the kdpC gene encoding K(+)-transporting ATPase subunit C produces the protein MKLFFTYLRKAVVCTIVLGALCTVVYPAALTLAGQAMFPVQANGSLIKAVIGGEERTVGSKYVGQQFEEPWFFHGRISSVGYNCYTTEEKEDKSYGGVASGSFNYGNSNPDLKTRVEADLETFMESHPGVGQEDIPADLLTASGSGLDPHITVQGAKVQVGAVSKASGLSEEELYQIIENNTEEKVLGIFGEEKVNVLGCNLEIAERMGK